In one window of Cellulophaga sp. HaHa_2_95 DNA:
- a CDS encoding DUF6134 family protein has product MLWCLILFNFITFQGDLTPSPDKTLWYDIIYKEKTIGSLKATKTHKDANTTYRTSSTIEFRLIKEFAVNYNYSVDFEAKLLKKAVVNIRINDKSHAKTLTQWHENEYHIEKNGKTEAPLESTINYATILLYFVEPSNVTDCYSEQDGSFNTIIPLGNHGYKKINANGKGNEYYYKQGVLEKAVIDGGLISFEMQLRE; this is encoded by the coding sequence ATGCTTTGGTGTCTGATACTTTTTAATTTCATAACGTTTCAAGGAGATTTAACACCTTCCCCAGATAAAACGTTATGGTATGATATTATCTATAAAGAGAAAACTATAGGAAGTTTAAAAGCTACAAAAACTCACAAGGATGCCAATACAACCTATCGTACCTCAAGTACTATTGAGTTTAGACTCATAAAAGAGTTTGCTGTAAACTATAATTACAGTGTAGATTTTGAGGCTAAACTTTTGAAAAAAGCTGTGGTAAACATTCGTATAAATGATAAGTCACATGCAAAAACACTCACCCAATGGCATGAGAACGAGTATCACATTGAAAAAAACGGAAAGACTGAAGCTCCTCTAGAAAGTACCATTAATTACGCTACCATCTTATTGTATTTTGTAGAACCTTCCAACGTTACAGATTGTTATTCTGAGCAAGACGGTAGTTTTAATACCATAATTCCTTTAGGCAATCATGGCTACAAGAAAATAAATGCGAACGGCAAAGGAAATGAGTATTATTATAAGCAAGGTGTCTTAGAAAAAGCGGTGATAGATGGCGGACTAATATCTTTTGAAATGCAACTGCGCGAATAG